The Urbifossiella limnaea nucleotide sequence GGTAGAACATGTCCAGGTCGGCGAGGAACTCGGTCAAGTCGGAAGTGACGGTCGTTTGCCACCCGCCGGACTGTTCCATCCTGGCGTAGCTTTTCCGTGATCCCTTCCGGGACTGGATCGCTTTCACGGCGGGGGTGAAGGCGATGTCGCTGGGGAAGTGGCTCATCGGATGGCCTCGGTCGGGTGCATCAGGGCGTAATGTGGAACGAGGGGCCGCCGTCGGACGATGCCGACGGCGGTTCGAGGGTGTTACTTGAGGTGCTTGCCGAGGAACTCCCGCATCAGCCCGGCGATCTCGTCGCCGTTCGTTTCCAGGGCGAAGTGACCGGCGTCGAGCAGGTGGTAGTCAAGCGTCTTCAGGTCCTTCTTGTACGGCTCGGCCCCGGCGGCGGGGAAGATCTGGTCGTGCTTGCCCCAGGCGATCAGCACCGGCGGCTGGTGCGTGCGGAGGTACTCCTGCCACTGCGGGTACAGCGGCGGGTTGCTGCCGTAGCTCAGGAACAGGTCCAGCTGGATGTCGTCGTTCCCCTTACGGTCGAGCAGGTACTGGTCCGTCGTCCAGGCGTCGGGCGAGATCAGTTCCGGATTTTTGACCCCGTGGGTGTACTGCCACTTGGTCGCGGCGAGTTTCGTGAAGCCCCGGAGTGCCTCCCGCTTGTCCTTGCTGGTCGGCTCCTTCCAGTACGCCTTGATCGGCTTCCAGAAGTCGTTGTCCAGGCCCTCGTCGTAGGCGTTGCCGTTCTGCACCACGATGGCCGTGACCCGCTCCGGGTGTTTCACGGCGAGTCGGTAGCCGACGGGCGCCCCGTAGTCCTGCACGTACAGGGCGTACTTCTTCAGTTCGAGCTTGTCGGTGAACTGCTCGACGACCTCGGCCAGGTGGTCGAAGGTGTACGCGAACTTGTCGCGGGCCGGCATCGAACTGTGCCCGAAGCCGGGGTAGTCCGGGGCGATCACGCGGTACTTGTCGGCCAGTCGCGGGATGAGGTGGCGGAACATCTGCGAGCTGGTCGGGAAGCCGTGCAGCAGCAGCACGACGGGGGCGTCCTTCGGGCCGGCCTCGCGGTAGAAGATGTCGAGGTCGCCGACCTTCACCGTCTTGTGGTGCGTCTTCGGCGGCTCGGCCGCGCCGACCGGGGAGAGCGTGACGGCCAGGCCGGTCAGGAGCAGTGCGGTGCGAAACACGAGTCGTACTCCGAATGGGTGGTTGGGATCGAGTCCTGGGTTTACTTCACGTCCGGGATGCCGGGGTGGTCCGCCGGGCGCGGGCCGGGCGCGGGCCAGAAGAACGTCCGCTCGTCCTCGCGGATCGCCACGTCGTTGATGCTCGCCTCGCGGCGACGCATCAGCCCGCGGTCGTCGAACTCCCACAGCTCGTTGCCGTAGCTGCGGAACCAGTGGCCCGCCGCGTCGTGCCACTCGTACCGGAACCGCACCGCGATGCGGTCGGCGGTGAACGCCCACAGCGCCTTTACCAGCCGGTACTCGAGTTCGCGCGCCCACTTGCCGGCGAGGAACGCCCGGATCTCGTCGCGGCCGACGAGGAAGCGGTCGCGGTTCCGCCACACCGAGTCCTCGGAGTAGGCGAGCGCCACCCGATGCGGGTCGCGGGAGTTCCAGGCGTCCTCGGCGAGGCGGACTTTCATCGCCGCGGTTTCAAGGGTGAACGGCGGGGCGATCACCACCGGCGGAGGAGTGTGCAGGGTCTGGGTCATGGCAAGAGCACTCGGTGCGGTGGAGGGAAGGCGGCCGGGAACAACCCCGGCCGTCTGGCGCGGGGTTAGTCGTGGGCCTTGAGAGTGCCGTCGGCCCAGTGCTTGTCGGCGGCGGCCCGCCGCTCGGCCTCGTTCTCGTTCCACTGCGGCAGGGTGTCGCCACCGGCCCCGCGGTAGAACAGGGCCAGCTTGCCGTCGGCGGTGACCTTGAAGTTGGTCGGGTCGACGCCGAACAGCTTGCCCTCGCTGGCGGCCGTGGCGCAGTACCCGCCGTACAGCGGCACGTACTTCGCCGGGTTCGCGTCGAACGTCCCCTTATTCGCTTCGGTCGCGAAGTAGTAGACGCTGCCGTCGTGCGTGCTGGCGAACAGCGGGTCGCCGGGGGTCGGCCGGCCGGCGAAGTAGGCGACCGCGTCGTACCCGTTCACGGCCACTTGCAGTTGTTGGACTTTCGCGGACATGTCGGACTCCTGGGCGGACGGAACCGGCCGCCACGTGGCCGCCGATCCCGTCATGGATTGGGGTCGCACTGGAACCGCAGTGCGTCGGGTTGGGAACTGGGGATGAGGGACCGATGCCGTGACTACCGCGTCGGGTCACAGCCTGGGATGGTGGCGCAGGCGTCGTGGTGGTCGACAAGCGGCTCGGCCTTGGGGAAGTCGATGTCGGTGTCGGCGACGTGGTTGAAGTAGTTGGTGAACACGTTCAGCGCGACGTGGGCGACGACCTCGGCGATGGCCCCGTCGTCGTACCCGGCCTCGCGGACCGTCTGGAGGTCGGCCCCCGACACCCGCCCCTTGGTGTCCACGACCACACGAGCGAACCGGATGAGGGCGTCGGCCTTCGGGTCCACGGCGGTGCCGTGGCGGCTGTCGCGGATCTGGTCGGCGGTCAGCCCGGTCATTTTCCCGATGGCGGTGTGGGCGGCCAGGCAGTAGTCGCACCCGTTCGCCTGGGCGACGGCGAGGGCGATCTGCTCGCGGGTCTTGGCCGGCAAGGCCCCCTGGGCGAGCGCGCCGCTCAGTTGCAGGTAGCCGTTGAGCGCCGCCGGGGCGTTGGCCATCGCCCGCGTCATGTTCGGGACGAGGCCGAGCTTGCCCTTCACGGCGTCGAGCAGTTCCTTGGCCTTGCCGGTGGCGGACTCGGGAGCGATCTGGTTCAGGCGGGACATGGTCGTGATCCTTTCGAGGTTGGGTGGCGATCGCTCAGGGAGTTCTGGGCGGTTGAAGCAGTAACAAATCAGGTTCCGTGCCAATCCGGAATCGAAGTCGCAAAGCATTGCTCCACATTGCTTTACAGTCATCTAACCAGATGTGATACAGCCACGAATTTTCGTGAATTGACGAGATTTCGTAACGGAAGCACGGTTTTTCGTAAGTCAACCGCATGGACCTGCCACTCACCTCGTCCCTCTTCACCGACCCGAAGCGACTGCTGTTGGACCTGGCGAAAGAGCACCACCTGTCCGAACTCTTGCGACTCCTGGTCGGCCGTCTGGCGGACTCGCCGCGGGTGGCGCTGGCTCGGGTGTGGCTCGTCCGGCCGGGCGACATCTGTGACGCCTGCCCGATGAGGGGTGAGTGCCCGAACCGCGTCCGTTGCCTGCACCTGGTGGCGAGCGCAGGTGGCTCGAAGACCGCACCGGCCGAAGAGTGGACCCGGCTGGACGGCGCGTTCCGCCGGTTCCCGCTCGGGGTTCGCAAGGTCGGGCGCATCGGGGCGAGTGGGGAGTCCATCGAGGCGCCCGACCTGTCGGCCGGCACCCCAGACTGGATCGCCCGCCCGGAGTGGCTCCGGGCCGAAGGGATCAGCGGCTTCGGCGGGCAACCGCTCGTCCACCGCGGCGAGACGCTCGGCGTCCTGGCCGTGTTCGCCCGCGGCCCCATCGGCCCCGACTGCATGGACTGGCTGCGGACGATCGCCGACCACACCGCCGCCGCCATCGCCACGGCCCGGGCGTTCGAAGAGATCGAGGCGTTGAAGAAGCGGCTGGAGTTGGAGAACGAGTACCTGCGGGAGGAGGTCACCCGGAGCGGCGCGTTCGGCGAACTCGTCGGCCAGAGTCCGGCCCTGGAGGCGGTGTCCCGCCAGATCGATCTGGTGGCACCGACCGACTCGGCCGTCCTCGTCCTGGGTGAAAGTGGGACCGGAAAGGAACTGGTCGCCCGCGAACTCCATCGTCGCAGTCGGCGGGCGGGCAAGCCGCTCATCAAGGTGAACTGCGCCGCGATCCCCCGCGAACTGTACGAGAGCGAGTTCTTCGGCCACCTGAAGGGGTCGTTCACCGGGGCGACGCGGGACCGTGTCGGGCGGTTCGAGCTGGCCGACGGCGGCACCCTATTCCTCGACGAAATCGGCGAGATCCCGCTCGACCTGCAAGCGAAGCTACTCCGAGTGCTACAAGAGGGGGAACTC carries:
- a CDS encoding sigma-54-dependent Fis family transcriptional regulator, whose product is MDLPLTSSLFTDPKRLLLDLAKEHHLSELLRLLVGRLADSPRVALARVWLVRPGDICDACPMRGECPNRVRCLHLVASAGGSKTAPAEEWTRLDGAFRRFPLGVRKVGRIGASGESIEAPDLSAGTPDWIARPEWLRAEGISGFGGQPLVHRGETLGVLAVFARGPIGPDCMDWLRTIADHTAAAIATARAFEEIEALKKRLELENEYLREEVTRSGAFGELVGQSPALEAVSRQIDLVAPTDSAVLVLGESGTGKELVARELHRRSRRAGKPLIKVNCAAIPRELYESEFFGHLKGSFTGATRDRVGRFELADGGTLFLDEIGEIPLDLQAKLLRVLQEGELERIGEEKTRKVDVRVVAATNRDLKAEAEAGRFRQDLYYRLSVFPVELPPLRKRSEDIPLLAEHFLALLCRKLGRPKPRLTLANVQALQKYSWPGNVRELQHVIERAVITAEGGRLTIELPTASPPAGRVSPTPAPATSRILTDAELRQVEADNIRAALKQTQGKVSGPGGAAELLGLKPTTLASRIKSLGITG
- a CDS encoding carboxymuconolactone decarboxylase family protein; translated protein: MSRLNQIAPESATGKAKELLDAVKGKLGLVPNMTRAMANAPAALNGYLQLSGALAQGALPAKTREQIALAVAQANGCDYCLAAHTAIGKMTGLTADQIRDSRHGTAVDPKADALIRFARVVVDTKGRVSGADLQTVREAGYDDGAIAEVVAHVALNVFTNYFNHVADTDIDFPKAEPLVDHHDACATIPGCDPTR
- a CDS encoding alpha/beta fold hydrolase — encoded protein: MTGLAVTLSPVGAAEPPKTHHKTVKVGDLDIFYREAGPKDAPVVLLLHGFPTSSQMFRHLIPRLADKYRVIAPDYPGFGHSSMPARDKFAYTFDHLAEVVEQFTDKLELKKYALYVQDYGAPVGYRLAVKHPERVTAIVVQNGNAYDEGLDNDFWKPIKAYWKEPTSKDKREALRGFTKLAATKWQYTHGVKNPELISPDAWTTDQYLLDRKGNDDIQLDLFLSYGSNPPLYPQWQEYLRTHQPPVLIAWGKHDQIFPAAGAEPYKKDLKTLDYHLLDAGHFALETNGDEIAGLMREFLGKHLK
- a CDS encoding nuclear transport factor 2 family protein, which codes for MTQTLHTPPPVVIAPPFTLETAAMKVRLAEDAWNSRDPHRVALAYSEDSVWRNRDRFLVGRDEIRAFLAGKWARELEYRLVKALWAFTADRIAVRFRYEWHDAAGHWFRSYGNELWEFDDRGLMRRREASINDVAIREDERTFFWPAPGPRPADHPGIPDVK
- a CDS encoding YHS domain-containing (seleno)protein, yielding MSAKVQQLQVAVNGYDAVAYFAGRPTPGDPLFASTHDGSVYYFATEANKGTFDANPAKYVPLYGGYCATAASEGKLFGVDPTNFKVTADGKLALFYRGAGGDTLPQWNENEAERRAAADKHWADGTLKAHD